Within Kutzneria chonburiensis, the genomic segment ACGTGGCCGCGGCGTGCGAAACGTTGCGGGCCAAGGGTTTGCGGGTGCTGTTCGACGAGCCGAAGCGCGGCACGTCCAACAGCCGGGTGAATTTCGTGCACCCGAAGGACGCCGGCGGCGTGCTCGTCGAACTCGTGCAGCCCGCGGAAGGCCATTAGCCAGCACGGTTTCACGCCGGCCCGGTGCTGCCCCGCACGACCAGTTCCGGAATGCCGAACACGGCGTCCGGCACCCGCTCGCCGTGGATGACCCGCAGCAGGGCACCCGCCGCCGCGGCGCCGTAGCCGGGAATGTCGCGGCTGATGGCGGTCAGCGCCGGGTGCGGCAGCCGGCACAGCGGCGAGTCGTCCCAGGCGACGATCGACAGGTCGCCGGGCACGTCCAGGCCCAGCTCGGCGGCCACGCCAACGGCGCTGACCGCCATCACGTCGTTGTCGTACACGATCGCCGTCGGGGGTTGGCCGGAAAGCAGCAGGTCACGGGTGGCGGCGGCGCCCCGCTCACCGCTGTAGTCGGCGGCGACGATCACCGCGTCCGGCCCGGCGGTCTCGGCGAACGCCCGGTCCCGCAGCACGGTCTCCTGAAAGTCGGCATGACCGCTCACGCGGGCGATGCGGGTGTGTCCCAGAGCGCGTAAGTGTGCGACTGCCGCCACCATCGCCGCTTTCGTGTCAAGGCCGACGGACGTCAGACCGCTGCCCGGCACCTCGCTCGACACCAGCACGCACGGCAGCCCGAGCTCGGCCAGCACCGGCAGCCGCTGGTCGTCCACCCGGACGTCAACGACGAGCACGCCGTCCACCCGCCGCTGCCCCCACCAGCGGCGATAGACCTCCAGCTCGTGCTGCGGATCGTCGCCGACGACCTGGAGCAGCAGCCCGATGTCGTCGGCGCCCAGCGCCGCCTCGACGCCGGCGATCAGCCGCATGAAGAACGGCTCCACCTCCAGCAGGCCGGTCGGCCGGGCCAGCACCAGGCCGACCACCTCGGCCTGCGCGGCCGACAGCGCGCGGGCGGCCCGGCTGGGCTGCCAGCCCAGCTCGCCGGCCACGGCCAGAATGCGCTGCCGGGTCGCCTCGGACACCCCGGGGAGCCCGTTGAGCGCGAACGACACCGTGCTCTTGGCCACGCCGGCTTCGCGGGCGATGTCGTGGATGGTCGGCCGCTTCACGCACACCTCGGCAGAAAGGGTTTTCTCCCAACCTCGGAAATGTGCCATTGACGGCGCAACAACACCATGCCCCGCCCGGCCACTCTGTCCGAAGGGCCACCCCCGACTGCCCCAGGGATTACGGCGCGCCCGCCCCTAGGGACAGCGCGTCGGCGATGAACGCCAGCTCACGTTCCATCGTCACGCGGCCCAGCTCGGGCTCGGTGGCGTGCCGGGCGACGGAGTGCTGGTAGCTGACGGCCAGCGCGAGGAGCTCGGCCGCACTGTCCACATCGGCCTTGCACTGCACCGCGCTGCCGGCCGCCATGATCACCTTGCGGATCAGGCCGACCAGCTTGCGGAACCGGTCCTGCAGCGCGTCGCGCACCGTGTGGTGGGTGTCGGCCTCGCGGTACAGCAGGTTGCTCAGCATCAGGGATTCCTCGCGGCGGCGGTCCAGCTCGGTCAGCAGCGCGCGCAGGCTGGCGACGACGTCGCCGTCCACGACGACCCCGGACATGTCGATGCGCTCGTCGGGCAACCGCTCGACGAGCGCAACGAGGAGATCCGGCTTGCGTTTGAAGTAGTAGTGCACGAGCCCCTTGGGCACACCGGCCCGCTCGGCGATCCGGGAGGTGGGGGTGGCCTCGAACCCGGTGTCGGCGAACAGCTCCTCCGCCGCCGTCAGGATTCGCTCCCTGGCTGGGATCTCCTCCACCCTCACCCCAAAATTCTCGTCAGTGCGCTGCCAGGCCGCGGTGCGCGGACGTCGCCACCGGCACGGCGATCGCGCCGGCCAGCACGGTCAGCACGCCACCGACCCAGGACACCCAGCTGGCGCCCATCATCGCCGTGTAGCCCATCACCCAGGGTGCCACGAAAAGCAGCACACCGAGGACGATCTGCACCCACTCGCCGGTGACCTGGCTGGGCGCCGCGAGCGACCACAGCCCGTCGAGCACGACGAGCGCGCCCAGGACGATCATCGTCCACGCCGCGGCCGTCGACGTCGTCACCACGATCGGCGACAGCGCGACGAGCGCCCCGATGACGACCTCGGTCCAGTCCTGCCACCTGGTCCATGACTTGGTCATTTGAACCCTCCACATCCTCGTGGGACCCACCGATCATGCGCCTTGGTTGGCCGGCCGGTCAATACTTGTGACCGGGTAGACATCTAGGCTCTGACCAGGCGATATCCGAAACCGTCATACCCCGGCCGTACGGTGCCGGCATGCGGAGAATCGTGTTCTCGCTATCGGTGTCCCTCGACGGCTTCTTCGAGGGGCCGAACCACGAGATCGACTGGAGCCGGGTCGACGACGAGCTGATGGCCCACATGAACGACCAGTTCCGGGACACCAGCGCGTACCTCACCGGCCGGATCACCCACGAGCTGATGGCCGCGGCCTGGTCGGCGACGGGGCCGACCCGGACGCGCCTCCACTGGCCGCCGAGTTCGCCTCGATCTGGCTGCCGACGCCGAAGTACGTCTTCTCGCGGACGCTCGACCACGCCGAGTGCAACGCCACCGTCAAGCGCGCGGTGGACGTCGAGGAGATCCGTGCCCTACAGCGCCGGCCGGGCGGGGACATGGTCGTCGGCGGGCCCGACCTGGCTCGCACCTTCCGGGAGCTCGACCTGATCGACGAGTACCGCGTCTATGTGCATCCGGTGCTCATCGGGCGCGGCCGACCGATGTTCCAGGCCGCCGACGAGCACGTCGGCCTGACCCTCGCGAGCGCAAGGACCTTCGGGAACGGGGTGGTGCGCCTGAGCTATGTGCGCTGACGGGTGAACCGGGCCACATCCGTAGTTCTGTATCGTTACTCGTGGGTAACCTGCCTCCAACCTGCGACAGGACCACTCGAGGCCCCGGAGGCACCGCCGTGCAGAAGATCCTTGACGCGATCCTCGCCGACGAGCTGGACGCGCTCGCGCATCTGGCCGTTCCCGAGTCCTACCGCGGCATGACCGTGCACGCCGACGAGGTGAACCTGTTCGACGGCATGGCGACCGCCGACAAGGACCCGCGCCGCTCGCTGCACCTGGACGAGGTGCCGACCCCGGAGCTCGGCCCGGGCGAGGCGCTCGTCGCCGTGATGGCCAGCGCCATCAACTACAACACCGTGTGGACGTCGATCTTCGAGCCGCTGTCCACCTTCGGCTTCCTCAAGCGCTACGGCAAGACCTCGCCGCTGGCCTCCCGCCACGACCAGCCGTACCACGTGGTCGGCTCCGACCTGGCCGGCGTCGTGCTGCGCACCGGGCCCGGCGTGCAGGCGTGGAAGCCGGGCGACGAGGTCGTCGCGCACTGCCTTTCGGTCGAGCTGGAGAGCCCGGACGGGCACAACGACACCATGCTCGACCCGGAGCAGCGGATCTGGGGCTTCGAGACCAACTTCGGCGGGCTGGCCGAGCTGGCGCTGGTCAAGACCAACCAGCTGATGCCCAAGCCGAAGCACCTGTCCTGGGAGGAGGCCGCCTCCCCCGGCCTGGTCAACTCGACGGCGTACCGGCAGCTGGTGTCGACCAACGGCGCCAACATGAAGCAGGGCGACACCGTGCTGATCTGGGGCGCGTCCGGCGGCCTCGGCTCGTACGCCACGCAGTTCGCCCTCAACGGCGGCGCCATCCCGGTGTGCGTGGTGTCCAGCGAGGAGAAGGCCGAGATCTGCCGGGCCATGGGCGCGGAGCTGATCATCAACCGCAACGCCGAGGGCTACCGGTTCTGGAAGGACGAGCACGAGCAGGACCCCAGGGAGTGGAAGCGGTTCGGGGCCAAGATCCGCGAGCTGACCGGCGGCGACGACCCCGACATCGTGTTCGAGCACCCCGGCCGGGAGACCTTCGGGGCCAGCGTCTACGTGGCCCGCAAGGGCGGCACCATCGTCACCTGCGCGTCCACGAGCGGTTTCATGCACAGCTATGACAACCGCTACCTGTGGATGAATCTCAAGCGGATCATCGGCTCGCACTTCGCCAACTACCGCGAGGCGTGGGAGGCCAACCGCTTGATCGCCAAGGGGAAGATCCATCCCACACTGTCCAAGGTGTACACACTGGCCGAGACCGGGCAGGCCGCGCGGGACGTGCAGAGCAACGCGCACCAGGGCAAGGTCGGCGTGCTGTGCCTGGCGCCGGAGGAAGGTCTCGGCGTGCGCGATCACGAACTGCGGGCCGCGCACCTGTCCGAGATCAACCGGTTCCGGGGTGTGTGACCGGGTTTCGCCCCATCGCCGTGCACACCGGGCTCTCTCGTACCGGTAGCGTGGGGACATGGCCCTCGGCAGCGACCGCGATCTCGTCCCGTTGGGAACCGGCTTCGACGTCGTCAAGCGCGGTTACGACAAAGCACAGGTGGAAGACCACCTGGAACGGCTGGACGCCGACCTGAAGCTGCTCGCCGCCGACCGGGACGCCGCCGTGTCGCAGGCCAACGACCTGGCGCGGCAGCTGGAGAAGGCCCGGTCGGAGATCGACGACCTTCGCGGGCAGGTGGACCGGCTGTCCTTGCCGCCCACCACGCTCGAGGGTCTGAGCGAGCGACTGCAGCGAATGCTGAAGCTCGCACAGGAAGAGGCCAACGAGACCAAGGCCCGCGCCGAGGCCGAGGCCGGGCACATCCGTGCCCGCGCCGAGGAGGAAGGCGCGGCGCTGCGGGCTCGGTACGAGCAGATGATGCGTGATCTCGACACGCGGCGGGCCGCCATGGAGACCGAGCACCAGGGTGTCATGACGGCCGCGCACGCCGAGGCCAAGCGGATCACCGACGAGTCCACCGCCAGGCGTGACGAGCTCGACGAGGCCGCCGCGGCCGTGCGGGCCAAGGCCGACTCCGACTCGTCGGCCAAGCGGACCCAGGTCGAGGAGGACTTCGAGATCGCCATGTCCGCGCGGCGCACCGACGCCATGCGGGCACTGGCCGAGCAGGAGGCAGCCAGCAAGGGCGAGGCCGAGAAGCGGGTGCGGGAGGCCACCGAGGAGGCCAACCGGCGTCGGCACGACTCCATCGCCGAGGCCACCGCACGTTTGCAGGAGGCGACGGACGAGGCCCACCGCCGCGTGCGCGAGGCCACCGACGAGTCCGCCCGCCGCGTCGGCGACGCCACCCGCCGGGTCGAGCAGCTGCGCCAGATCCGCAACCGCATCGCCGGTCAGCTCACCGAGGCCCGCGGCTTGATCATCGCCGCGGCGCCGCTGTTGGAGCGGCTGCCGGAGGAGAAGGTGGCCGACGAGTCGCCGACCGTGCAGGTGAAGGTGCCCGAGGGCGGCATCCCCGCCCCCAAGCCGGCCGGCGCGCAGGCAGAGGCTGCGGCCACCGACGGCCAGGCCGCCGGTCAGGCTCCCGGCGCTCAGGCCGCGGCCGGTCAAGCTGCTGGCGGTCAGGCTGCTGGTGCGGCCACGGGTCAGAACCAGGCTGCCGGCGCGGCTCCGACCGGCGGTACGCCGGCGCAGTCTCCGGCCGCCCCGCAGGCATCCGCCGCGCCGACGGCCGCTCAGGTCGAGGTCACGACCGCGTTGCCCCAGGTCACGCCGCCGGGCCAGCCCGCGACCGGGCCGGCCAAGGCTCAGGCCGCGCCCCAGCAGGCTCCGGCCGGACAGGCCGCCGCACCCGCCTCCGGCCAGCCCGCTCCGGCCACGCCGTTGACCGCGACCAACCCGGCCGCGCAGCCGGGCCGCCCGCAGAACCAGCCGCCGAACCAGGTCACGCAGCCGGTTCAGCAGGTCCCGGCCAGGCCGGCCCAGGGCAACGCCGCCAAGCCGGGGACGCCGCGTCGTCCGCAGCAGGGCAAGCAGCCGGCGAAGCCCCAGCAGGGTGCCCAGCAGCAGGCAAAGCCCCAGCCCGCCGCCCAGCAGCAGGCCCAGCCGGCCGCGGCCAAGGACGCCGAGCAGACCAAGAAGATCCAGCGCCCCACCCCGCCCCGCCAGTCAGCCAAGCGCTGACCCACCCCCGTTCGGAACGGACCATTCCTCTACTCGGAGTTTTGGAACGGTCCGTTCACACCTTCCGGGCCGCCGGTCAGGACGGGCCGTTCAGCCAGTTGAGGACCACGGCGGCGAAGGCGTCGGGGTCCTCGACGGGTGGCAGGTGTCCGCAGCCGGCCAGCTCCACCATCCGAGCGCCGGGCACCTGAATGGCGTCCGGGGGCATCAAGGCGTCGTCGGCGCCGCGTACGACCAAGGTCGGCATGGTGACCGAGGCCAACAACGCCGTGGAATCCGGCCGGGCGGCCATGGCGCGCTGAGCTCGAGCCACGACCGAGCCGCTCTGGGAGTCGATGAGGGAGCGCAGGGTGGTGAGCACCTCGGGACGTGCACGGGGGCTGACCAGGTTGGGCAGCATGGCGTCGGCCAACCAGCCGGTGACGCCCTCCGCCTCGGCCTGGGCGGCCACGGCGAGGCGGTTGGCCCGGGCCTCGGGAGTGTCCGCGGCGGACTTGGTGTCGACGAGCAGCAGGCCGGCGACCTGGGACGGGGCCTTGCGCAGGATGGCCATGGCCAGGTAGCCGCCCATCGAGCAGCCGCCGAGCACGAAGGGCTCGTCGCCCAGACCGGCGAGCACGGCGTCGGCGGCGTCATCGAGGCTGGGTGGCCCGTCACCGAGGTCGGGCGTGACCAGCCGCAAACGTTTGGCGAAGGGCTCGCGAACCCCGTCCCACATGCGTGAGTCCAGCGGGAACGCGTGCAGCAGGACCAAGATCATGGGTCCGACGGTACTGCGCGGGCTCTCGGGCCGTGGCTCGACAGTTCCTCGCGAACCCGGTCGAACAGGTACTGAAACGGCTCCCCGAAGCCCTTGTCGAGCACCTGTAATCGTTTGCTCGGCGCAGAATCGGCTCATGCTCACCGAGCTGCGCACGGAGCGACTGCTGCTGCGCCGGTTACGCCCCGAGGACCTGCCCGCGGTGGTGCAGATCCAGGGCGACCCGGCGGCGAACGAACACAACCCGATCGGCACGGCCAGCCCGGCGCGCATCGCCCAGCAGCTGCGCTGCTGGATCGCCGACTGGGCCGAGCACGGCATCGGCTACTGGCTGGTCGTCGACGCCGTCACCGAGCAGGCCGTCGGCATCGGCGGGCTGCGTCGCTGCGAGCACGAGGGTGCGCCGGCGCTGAACATGTTCTACCGGTTCCGGCCGTCGGCCTGGGGTCGCGGCCTGGCGTCGGAGATGGCCCGGGCCGCCGTGGACTGGGCCGACCGCGAGGGCCGCGGCGCGCCGGTCGTCGTGATCACGACACGGGACAACCTGCCGTCCATCCGGCTGGCCGAACGGCTGGGCTTCCGCCGGGCCGGCACCGATCCGTACTGGCTGGAGTTCAGACGATCTTGACCTGGCGTTCCTCCGACGGCCCGTCCCAGGTCCGCGGCAGCGGCACCGGGACGTCCGGCGCGACCGTCGCCACGATCGCGTCCAGCACCTGCTCGGCGTAGCCGACGAACAGGTGCTTCGCGCCGGCGAACTCCTCAACGCGGGCCTGCGTGAAGCGTTCCCGGGCCTGCGCCGGCCGGAGGTAGTCGTCGAACTCCGGCACCAGGCAGACCAGCGGTTTCGCCCACGCCGTCAGGTGTTCCGGCGTGCTGTAGCGCAGCGGCGGCGAGATCAACACCGCACCTTCGACGCCGTCGCCGCCGTGCCGCAGCGCCAGGTCCGTGCCGAACGACCAGCCCACCAGCCACACGTTCGGCATGCCGTGCACGAACTCCAGCGCCGCTTCGACGTCCAGCCGCTCGCTGTCACCGTTGTCGAACGCGCCCTCGCTACGACCGGCTTCGCTCGCCGTGCCGCGCGTGTTGAAGCGCAGCACCGCGATGTCGGCCAGCGCCGGCAGGCGGAACGCCGCCTTGCGGTACAGGTGCGAATCCATCATGCCGCCGTGCGTCGGCAGCGGGTGCAGGCAGACCAGCGTCGCCTTCGGCGTTCCCGACGGCAGCGCCAGCTCCCCCACCAGCTTCAGGCCGTCGGCCGTGGTCAGCGTGACCGGCTCGCGGCGGGCCGGCAGCATCGTGTTGGCGCGGATCTCGGTGCTCATCGCCAAAAATCGTTGCAGGTCATCGGCACAATTACCGCATGACCTCGACCACCCTGTGGCGGCCGACCGGGCCGGCCGAGCTGGATCTCGTACGCGACTCCGGTTGGCGTCGCTGGCCGCCTCGACTACCCGACCAGCCGATCTTCTATCCGGTGTTGAACGAGGACTACGCCGTACGGATCGCCCGTGAGTGGAACGTGCCCGCTTCCGGCGTCGGCTACGTCACCCGGTTCTCCGTCGCGACCGAGTTCCTCTCCCGGTACGAGGTGCACCAGGTCGGCGGCGAGACCATTCTCGAGTACTGGATTCCCGCCGAGGAGCTCGAGGAGTTCAACGACCACCTCGACGGCCTGATCGAGGTCGTGCACGAGTTCCGCTGACTCACCACCGCCGGCTCTGCGGCTTCCGCCGACCTCGGCTGTTCCAGCATCCCGTGTGCCAGTGCCGGCGGTCGTCAACGCCGCCGTGGTCGTCCGCCGGCCAGGCCACGACGTGCGGCGTGCCCGGCCGGATCTCGTGGTCGCAGCCCGGGCACCGGTACGTCTTCTCGCCCGCCCCCACCGGCCGGACGTTCCAGTCCCCGTCCGGTCCCGACTCCGTCCGGGCCCATCCGTGCGTCGTCGGGCGCGGCTCGTCGTCCCCCTTGGGTCCGGGGCGCTGCGGTCGGTTACGGCGTGGCACGGGTGCCCAGGCTATCCGGCGGCCCACGGGATGCCCGACAATGGCCCCATGCCGACCTACGACTTCCGGTGCCGCCAGTGCGGCGACACCTTCGAGGTGAACCGGCCCATGAGCAGCGCCACCGACCCGGCCGCCTGCCCCGCCGGCCACGACGACACCGTCAAGCTGCTCACCACCGTCGGCGTCAACACGGGCGCGAGCGCCCCCGCCTCCGGCGGCGGTTGCTGTGGCGGGGGCTGCTGCGGCTAGGGCTGACTACCCGGCCGCTACCAGGGCAGCCTCGATGGACGCGAGCACTTCCTGCTCGGTCGGCCGGGCGGCCATCGCGATCACCCACGCACGGAGGTACGCCTGCCTCGACTGGCCGGCAGCCAGCGCTCGCAGTCGGATCGTGTCCAGCGTTTCCTTCGGCACCTTGC encodes:
- a CDS encoding LacI family DNA-binding transcriptional regulator, with translation MKRPTIHDIAREAGVAKSTVSFALNGLPGVSEATRQRILAVAGELGWQPSRAARALSAAQAEVVGLVLARPTGLLEVEPFFMRLIAGVEAALGADDIGLLLQVVGDDPQHELEVYRRWWGQRRVDGVLVVDVRVDDQRLPVLAELGLPCVLVSSEVPGSGLTSVGLDTKAAMVAAVAHLRALGHTRIARVSGHADFQETVLRDRAFAETAGPDAVIVAADYSGERGAAATRDLLLSGQPPTAIVYDNDVMAVSAVGVAAELGLDVPGDLSIVAWDDSPLCRLPHPALTAISRDIPGYGAAAAGALLRVIHGERVPDAVFGIPELVVRGSTGPA
- a CDS encoding TetR/AcrR family transcriptional regulator encodes the protein MEEIPARERILTAAEELFADTGFEATPTSRIAERAGVPKGLVHYYFKRKPDLLVALVERLPDERIDMSGVVVDGDVVASLRALLTELDRRREESLMLSNLLYREADTHHTVRDALQDRFRKLVGLIRKVIMAAGSAVQCKADVDSAAELLALAVSYQHSVARHATEPELGRVTMERELAFIADALSLGAGAP
- a CDS encoding SPW repeat domain-containing protein, producing the protein MTKSWTRWQDWTEVVIGALVALSPIVVTTSTAAAWTMIVLGALVVLDGLWSLAAPSQVTGEWVQIVLGVLLFVAPWVMGYTAMMGASWVSWVGGVLTVLAGAIAVPVATSAHRGLAAH
- a CDS encoding dihydrofolate reductase family protein is translated as MDVEEIRALQRRPGGDMVVGGPDLARTFRELDLIDEYRVYVHPVLIGRGRPMFQAADEHVGLTLASARTFGNGVVRLSYVR
- the ccrA gene encoding crotonyl-CoA carboxylase/reductase; this translates as MQKILDAILADELDALAHLAVPESYRGMTVHADEVNLFDGMATADKDPRRSLHLDEVPTPELGPGEALVAVMASAINYNTVWTSIFEPLSTFGFLKRYGKTSPLASRHDQPYHVVGSDLAGVVLRTGPGVQAWKPGDEVVAHCLSVELESPDGHNDTMLDPEQRIWGFETNFGGLAELALVKTNQLMPKPKHLSWEEAASPGLVNSTAYRQLVSTNGANMKQGDTVLIWGASGGLGSYATQFALNGGAIPVCVVSSEEKAEICRAMGAELIINRNAEGYRFWKDEHEQDPREWKRFGAKIRELTGGDDPDIVFEHPGRETFGASVYVARKGGTIVTCASTSGFMHSYDNRYLWMNLKRIIGSHFANYREAWEANRLIAKGKIHPTLSKVYTLAETGQAARDVQSNAHQGKVGVLCLAPEEGLGVRDHELRAAHLSEINRFRGV
- a CDS encoding chromosome segregation protein; the protein is MALGSDRDLVPLGTGFDVVKRGYDKAQVEDHLERLDADLKLLAADRDAAVSQANDLARQLEKARSEIDDLRGQVDRLSLPPTTLEGLSERLQRMLKLAQEEANETKARAEAEAGHIRARAEEEGAALRARYEQMMRDLDTRRAAMETEHQGVMTAAHAEAKRITDESTARRDELDEAAAAVRAKADSDSSAKRTQVEEDFEIAMSARRTDAMRALAEQEAASKGEAEKRVREATEEANRRRHDSIAEATARLQEATDEAHRRVREATDESARRVGDATRRVEQLRQIRNRIAGQLTEARGLIIAAAPLLERLPEEKVADESPTVQVKVPEGGIPAPKPAGAQAEAAATDGQAAGQAPGAQAAAGQAAGGQAAGAATGQNQAAGAAPTGGTPAQSPAAPQASAAPTAAQVEVTTALPQVTPPGQPATGPAKAQAAPQQAPAGQAAAPASGQPAPATPLTATNPAAQPGRPQNQPPNQVTQPVQQVPARPAQGNAAKPGTPRRPQQGKQPAKPQQGAQQQAKPQPAAQQQAQPAAAKDAEQTKKIQRPTPPRQSAKR
- a CDS encoding alpha/beta fold hydrolase, encoding MILVLLHAFPLDSRMWDGVREPFAKRLRLVTPDLGDGPPSLDDAADAVLAGLGDEPFVLGGCSMGGYLAMAILRKAPSQVAGLLLVDTKSAADTPEARANRLAVAAQAEAEGVTGWLADAMLPNLVSPRARPEVLTTLRSLIDSQSGSVVARAQRAMAARPDSTALLASVTMPTLVVRGADDALMPPDAIQVPGARMVELAGCGHLPPVEDPDAFAAVVLNWLNGPS
- a CDS encoding GNAT family N-acetyltransferase, producing MLTELRTERLLLRRLRPEDLPAVVQIQGDPAANEHNPIGTASPARIAQQLRCWIADWAEHGIGYWLVVDAVTEQAVGIGGLRRCEHEGAPALNMFYRFRPSAWGRGLASEMARAAVDWADREGRGAPVVVITTRDNLPSIRLAERLGFRRAGTDPYWLEFRRS
- a CDS encoding alpha/beta hydrolase, yielding MSTEIRANTMLPARREPVTLTTADGLKLVGELALPSGTPKATLVCLHPLPTHGGMMDSHLYRKAAFRLPALADIAVLRFNTRGTASEAGRSEGAFDNGDSERLDVEAALEFVHGMPNVWLVGWSFGTDLALRHGGDGVEGAVLISPPLRYSTPEHLTAWAKPLVCLVPEFDDYLRPAQARERFTQARVEEFAGAKHLFVGYAEQVLDAIVATVAPDVPVPLPRTWDGPSEERQVKIV
- a CDS encoding FmdB family zinc ribbon protein produces the protein MPTYDFRCRQCGDTFEVNRPMSSATDPAACPAGHDDTVKLLTTVGVNTGASAPASGGGCCGGGCCG
- a CDS encoding FitA-like ribbon-helix-helix domain-containing protein, which produces MATLKIRKVPKETLDTIRLRALAAGQSRQAYLRAWVIAMAARPTEQEVLASIEAALVAAG